Proteins encoded in a region of the Haloglomus salinum genome:
- a CDS encoding SpoVR family protein, translating to MNPDRIEQQRIAEGLEEPVREAANLAEKLGLEPFPVNYWIVDYDDMNELIAYGGFQTRYPHWRWGMQYDRQQKQGQFMGGKAFEIVNNDNPAHAFLQESNSLANQKAVITHVEAHSDFFRNNEWFGLFANDPDAAAMLERHAETIREYMEDPDIDREAVEAWIDHVLCLEDNVDQHRAFVPAETRGGDGEDVETEVVAEKLDELELSDEVRDQVFDEEWLEAQEDDEEVRFPAEPEKDLLAFLWSHGKAYDEEAEKAVEMTEWQRDVLEILRKEAYYFAPQKMTKVMNEGHAAYWESKMMTDEAFAGDDEFLSYADHMAAVLGSPGLNPYKLGLQLWNYVENTTNRREVVEKLLRVEGVTWRNFEDVIDLDEVRDLLEPEPWLVDVVGHLDDLDPDDERVDAEALAAAHDGEVDVQKYPWKVLTYAGLAERHYSLVKPAFRGFLKRISQSDLERIARYLFDTDRYDSVEDAVADVDRAAGWDRMREIRESHNDVTFLDEFLTQEFVDDNDYFTYEYTHTTRDYRVTSTDYRDVKKKLMLRFTNFGKPTIAVEDGNYENRNELLLAHQYNGVMLDIQQARQTLERVFQLWGRPVNLKTIVKEVDEHDVEVARRRDREPEPEEVGKLLRYDGETFTVEDLPWEAVEGIAATDVDYDTKPDEWLA from the coding sequence ATGAACCCCGACCGCATCGAACAGCAGCGTATCGCCGAGGGACTGGAGGAGCCGGTGCGCGAGGCCGCCAACCTCGCGGAGAAGCTGGGGCTGGAGCCGTTCCCGGTCAACTACTGGATCGTCGACTACGACGACATGAACGAGCTCATCGCCTACGGCGGGTTCCAGACCCGCTACCCGCACTGGCGCTGGGGGATGCAGTACGACCGCCAGCAGAAGCAGGGCCAGTTCATGGGTGGCAAGGCGTTCGAGATCGTCAACAACGACAACCCCGCCCACGCGTTCCTCCAGGAGTCCAACTCGCTGGCGAACCAGAAGGCGGTCATCACGCACGTCGAGGCCCACTCGGACTTCTTCAGGAACAACGAGTGGTTCGGCCTGTTCGCCAACGACCCCGACGCGGCGGCGATGCTGGAGCGCCACGCCGAGACCATCCGGGAGTACATGGAGGACCCCGACATCGACCGCGAGGCCGTCGAGGCCTGGATCGACCACGTCCTCTGCCTTGAGGACAACGTCGACCAGCACCGGGCGTTCGTCCCGGCCGAGACGCGCGGCGGTGATGGCGAGGATGTCGAGACGGAGGTCGTGGCCGAGAAGCTCGACGAGCTGGAGCTCTCCGACGAGGTCCGGGACCAGGTGTTCGACGAGGAGTGGCTCGAGGCCCAGGAGGACGACGAGGAGGTCCGGTTCCCGGCCGAACCCGAGAAGGACCTCCTCGCGTTCCTCTGGAGCCACGGGAAGGCCTACGACGAGGAGGCCGAGAAGGCGGTGGAGATGACCGAGTGGCAGCGCGACGTGCTGGAGATCCTTCGCAAGGAGGCGTACTACTTCGCCCCCCAGAAGATGACGAAGGTGATGAACGAGGGGCACGCCGCCTACTGGGAGTCGAAGATGATGACCGACGAGGCGTTCGCCGGCGACGACGAGTTCCTCTCGTACGCCGACCACATGGCCGCCGTCCTGGGCTCGCCCGGGCTGAACCCGTACAAGCTCGGCCTGCAGCTCTGGAACTACGTCGAGAACACCACCAATCGCCGCGAGGTCGTCGAGAAGCTGCTCCGCGTCGAGGGCGTCACCTGGCGCAACTTCGAGGACGTGATCGACCTCGACGAGGTGCGGGACCTGCTCGAACCCGAGCCGTGGCTGGTCGACGTTGTCGGGCACCTGGACGACCTCGACCCAGACGACGAGCGCGTCGACGCCGAGGCGCTGGCGGCGGCCCACGATGGCGAGGTCGACGTACAGAAGTACCCCTGGAAGGTGCTCACCTACGCGGGCCTCGCGGAACGCCACTATTCGCTCGTGAAACCGGCGTTCCGCGGCTTCCTCAAGCGCATCAGCCAGTCGGACCTGGAACGTATCGCGCGCTATCTGTTCGACACCGACCGGTACGACAGCGTCGAAGACGCGGTCGCCGATGTCGACCGCGCGGCGGGCTGGGACCGGATGCGCGAGATCCGCGAGTCCCACAACGACGTCACCTTCCTGGACGAATTCCTCACGCAGGAGTTCGTCGACGACAACGACTACTTCACCTACGAGTACACGCACACGACGCGGGACTACCGGGTCACCTCGACGGACTACCGCGACGTGAAGAAGAAGCTGATGCTCCGGTTCACCAACTTCGGGAAGCCGACCATCGCGGTCGAGGACGGCAACTACGAGAACCGGAACGAGCTCCTGCTCGCTCACCAGTATAACGGCGTGATGCTGGACATCCAGCAGGCCCGGCAGACGCTCGAACGCGTCTTCCAGCTCTGGGGCCGGCCGGTCAACCTCAAGACCATCGTGAAGGAGGTCGACGAGCACGACGTGGAGGTGGCACGCCGGCGCGACCGCGAGCCTGAACCCGAGGAGGTGGGCAAACTGCTGCGCTACGACGGCGAGACGTTCACCGTCGAGGACCTCCCGTGGGAGGCCGTCGAGGGCATCGCCGCGACGGATGTCGACTACGACACCAAACCCGACGAGTGGCTGGCGTGA
- a CDS encoding YeaH/YhbH family protein has translation MGLKDDLERYREVGEEKRQDLSEFIQYGDMGQSLPDEVKIPIKIVDLPEFAYDQRDMGGVGQGDGDTPDVGQPVGEPQPQPGDGDGDEDGEPGEEGGEHEYYEMDPEEFAQELDEELGFDLDPKGKKVIEEKEGDFTDITRTGPASTLDFERLFKKGLKRKLAMDFDENYLQEALRVEGWGPAKVFEWAREQHIPVSRPWIETAYEDIPREERDRWTSIEEMEANVERESTATRIRRDGIDEVPFRRDDERYRYPEIVEEREKNVVVVNIRDVSGSMREKKRELVERTFTPLDWYLTGKYDNAEFVYIAHDADAWEVEREEFFGIRSGGGTRISSAYDLAAELLEERYPWNEWNRYVFAAGDSENSSNDTEERVIPAMEEIPANLHAYVETQPSGNAINATHAEEVEEHFGGDSNVAVAYVSSPEDVVDAIYTILSTEQREEVTAS, from the coding sequence ATGGGACTGAAAGACGACCTCGAACGATACCGCGAAGTAGGAGAAGAAAAGCGGCAGGACCTCTCCGAGTTCATCCAGTACGGCGACATGGGCCAATCGTTGCCGGACGAGGTGAAGATCCCCATCAAGATCGTCGACCTGCCGGAGTTCGCCTACGACCAGCGCGACATGGGCGGCGTGGGGCAGGGCGACGGCGACACGCCCGACGTCGGCCAGCCGGTCGGCGAGCCACAGCCCCAGCCGGGCGACGGCGACGGTGACGAGGACGGCGAGCCCGGCGAGGAGGGTGGCGAACACGAGTACTACGAGATGGACCCCGAGGAGTTCGCCCAGGAACTGGACGAGGAACTCGGCTTCGACCTCGACCCGAAGGGCAAGAAGGTCATCGAGGAGAAGGAGGGCGACTTCACCGACATCACCCGCACGGGGCCCGCGTCCACGCTGGACTTCGAGCGCCTGTTCAAGAAGGGGCTGAAGCGGAAGCTCGCGATGGACTTCGACGAGAACTACCTGCAGGAGGCGCTCCGCGTCGAGGGCTGGGGGCCGGCGAAGGTGTTCGAGTGGGCCCGCGAGCAGCACATCCCCGTCTCCCGGCCGTGGATCGAGACGGCGTACGAGGACATCCCCCGCGAGGAACGGGACCGCTGGACCAGCATCGAGGAGATGGAGGCCAACGTCGAGCGCGAGTCCACCGCGACGCGCATCCGACGCGACGGCATCGACGAGGTGCCGTTCCGCCGCGACGACGAGCGGTACCGCTACCCCGAGATCGTCGAGGAGCGCGAGAAGAACGTCGTCGTGGTCAACATCCGCGACGTGAGCGGGTCGATGCGCGAGAAGAAGCGGGAACTCGTCGAGCGGACGTTCACGCCGCTGGACTGGTATCTCACGGGCAAGTACGACAACGCCGAGTTCGTCTACATCGCCCACGACGCCGACGCGTGGGAGGTCGAGCGCGAGGAGTTCTTCGGCATCCGCAGCGGCGGCGGCACGCGCATCTCCAGTGCGTACGACCTCGCGGCCGAGCTCCTCGAGGAGCGCTACCCGTGGAACGAGTGGAACCGGTACGTGTTCGCCGCGGGCGATAGCGAGAACTCCTCGAACGACACCGAGGAGCGGGTCATCCCGGCGATGGAGGAGATTCCCGCGAACCTGCACGCGTACGTGGAGACCCAGCCCTCCGGCAACGCCATCAACGCGACCCACGCCGAGGAGGTCGAGGAGCACTTCGGCGGCGACTCCAACGTCGCCGTCGCCTACGTCTCCAGCCCGGAGGACGTGGTCGACGCCATCTACACCATCCTCAGCACGGAGCAGCGCGAGGAGGTGACCGCATCATGA